The genomic window AGTATGAAATGAATGACACTATTCAAGCCGCCGTTCGTCTCGCCAGGAGCTTTCAGCATCTGGAGACGATGCTCCGGCAGCAAGGGATACAGGTTCATTATAAGCACTTGGGTGGAAGCGATACCGTACAGGGGATCAGTTTTAGTAAGGGGGCTATCAGACTGAAGGGTTCAGAGATCGACCGGAGTCTGAGCTATGGAAAGATTCGTCTGCAGATTGATAGCAATATGCGCAGCTTGCCTAAAGAGCAGTGGTCAGTGGGTAAAGGGGAGAGGCCAGTATCCGATATAAGGTTCAATACTACGAGGGATATGTTAATTGATAATAGTCCCTCTTTGGTCCCGGAACTATTAAGGTCAGAGCAAACGCAGAATAGCGAAATCTTGCCCGCGTGGCAAAAGCGTAAACGTAAACGAAAGAAAGGATGGCGGATATGAACAATACGGAGGAAAAGTTGGAAAATATAGAAGATGTACTGCAACAGTTAGTGATATCAATAAATAGGTTTTCGCAGCAGGAAGTAAAGCGGCAGGGAGAGATGAGGATCCCGGATTATACTGAGCGACTGGATCAAATATATAAGGAATTGTCTGAGTTAAAGCAAGGGAATCCACAGACTGAACTCCATCAGCTGGTTGAACAGCTGAAAAAGCTAAAGTCAGAACCGCGTACTGTTAAGCAGCATCGCTTACTGTTGTTCCCCGAAACAAACCAGGGGCAGTATTATAAAATCGTCTTCGGCAGGCTCCTGCCGTGGGGATTGCTGTTCGTGGCGACCACTTATTGCTTTTCGCTTGGGCAAAAGGCGCTCGATGTATGGAAGATCAAAGATTACAACGACCGGGCTGACCAATATGTAAAGGCGTGGCTTTATCTCGATGAACACGCGGAGAACAAGGTGATTAAAAAGCGGATGGCTGAGGCCTGGCAAAAAGCAAACCGATAACTGAAGAGCCTCGAGATCGGTATTAATATTTTGAAGTTCTCTTTTTGAGAACTTTTATTTAAATTTGTATAAAGATGAGGGTTCATCTGATAAAAAAGAATACGTTAGAGCGTTTTGCGCAACTTCATCCCAGGAGCAGGACTTCACTGAACGACTGGATTGAAAAGCTAAAGTTCGCCGACTGGGAAGAGCCAGGCGATATGAAATACACTTATAATACCGCTGACCTTTTAGGTAAAGGCAGCAGCAGAGTAGTTTTTGATATTGGTGGTAACAACTACAGGATGATTTGCAAATACGTATTCGGTGCAAGGCAGGCTCACCTCTTTGTATGCTGGATGGGTACGCATGCGGAATATGATAAGATTTGTAAACAGGGAGAACAGTACACCGTTAATCTTTATTAAACATGGAAGCGACAACTTTAAAATATACGGTTATAAAGGATAAGAGCCAGTACGATCAATACTGCAGGCAATTGGAGGAGCTGCTGGAGGGTGAGCAGAATGAAGCGGTACAGGATGAAATTGATCTGCTGACGTTGCTAATAGAGAAATTTGATGAGGCGCATAACACCTTTACGGAGAGCGACCCTATTGCTTTGCTGCGTTCTTTTATGGCAGACCGTGACTTAAAATCACAGCATTTGGTTGAAATTCTCGGGGTCAGTAAAGGATACGTTTCTGATATACTGAACTATAAAAAGGGGTTGTCTAAAGAAGTGATCAGAAAATTGGCTGATTACTTTAAAGTAAGACAGGAGGCGTTTAACAGGCATTACAAATTAATCCCTTCTACCGATACTTATACTGGAAATCTTGGCGTCGCAAATACTGCTAAGTGAATACATGCAGCTAAACATTAACGTTAAACATTAAGCCAAATAGAGAAGACAGCTGCAATCGCTGCGGCCGGTAATTACGTCTCACCATGCGCTCTCTCGCTTCATAGCGCAGAAACGCTCTTACTCGACATATCTGCGAAGACGTGATTAATAGATTTTAGCATATTGTCATCGAAAGGCGTAAAGATAGCCTGCGCAACGAAAGCTGTAAGAGGTTTATAAATGAGTGCAATTATGTGCCACATTTCCCGAGACCTGCATCGAAGCTCATTGATTTGGTTCATTATTAATGTAATACTATATTCATATATTTGATAAACGTTAAACTATGGCCGCTCGTAGAAGTCCAATTATCAACATCATTACCAGTCAGTTACCCGGACAATTAGTCGCACCCATGTTCCAGGACTTCACGCGACGTTTCGACGAAGCTAAACGAATGATCAACCGGTATGAGTTTTACCAGCCAATCCGTCAGAATCTCGATACCGTTGAATATTTACTGGCGTTATCTGTGTTTTACAATCATGTTATTGCAAATCTGGATGGCGCAGAAAAATTTTACGGGACCGTTACTCAAAACCGGAATATCGACGGCATTAGTATCGGCTCTTATATATTGAATCGTCGTGAAGTGCTGGAGATCAGAAGGCTAATTATCAGTTATGAGAATCTGTTATCTCATTTCA from Arcticibacter tournemirensis includes these protein-coding regions:
- a CDS encoding helix-turn-helix domain-containing protein, encoding MEATTLKYTVIKDKSQYDQYCRQLEELLEGEQNEAVQDEIDLLTLLIEKFDEAHNTFTESDPIALLRSFMADRDLKSQHLVEILGVSKGYVSDILNYKKGLSKEVIRKLADYFKVRQEAFNRHYKLIPSTDTYTGNLGVANTAK
- a CDS encoding type II toxin-antitoxin system HigB family toxin, which codes for MRVHLIKKNTLERFAQLHPRSRTSLNDWIEKLKFADWEEPGDMKYTYNTADLLGKGSSRVVFDIGGNNYRMICKYVFGARQAHLFVCWMGTHAEYDKICKQGEQYTVNLY